The Solenopsis invicta isolate M01_SB chromosome 3, UNIL_Sinv_3.0, whole genome shotgun sequence region TCTCTTTACCGCTCCGCTATTGGCTTCAATGTAGATTACATCGCCAGTTTCCACCTTCTCTTTTTGCAAAGACTCATATATGGAAGGGTCCagttttaattgttttgtgCCTTTGGAGGTCTTCAAACCAAGGACTACGTGAGACACAGTTTTACCATAGCCACCCATAGGATTCTCCGTTTCGACAGGTGTCAATTCAGTGACTTCACCCTCGTACACTTCTTTGGTCTCTTTGATCCTCAAGCCAATGGCTCTCCTGAAATTCTCCATGAGGACCTCGGTTTTCTTGATCTCCGAGCTGTAAACCTCTGAGCCCACCATAGGGCAGAAAGGCACTTTGTTACCGAGTTCTTGAGCGATGGCGAGCGCTATTGCAGTCTTGCCTGTGCCTGGTGGACCAGCCAATAACACTGCACGTCCTGccattttctttgattttatcatATCGACGACAATGCCTGCGGCCTGTAAGAACAACCTTATATTTAGTGAGTCTGTTGtaacaaattgtaatttatttggaaagtaattaaaattacaattaaattattataacataaatgacTTAAGCCATCCCTAGATAGTCATGCAATATTTggatattgtacaatattattgatcgtcTGGTGGCTATATTGAATttgttttgaattatttaaagaaatattgtacaatattattgataatctAGGGAGAAAAATACAGAGAACTGTGAGACGCGTTCTCTGATGACACAAAGACctatgcattttattttatcaagatTCCAGAAATTGGAGTTTCTAAATATCGTTCAAAAATATCGCATAACATAGTACAACAATACAATCTTTGCTGGAGAACATCCCATGCGATACTCGCCGCTTTTGAGAAAACTAACCTCTCGTGCCATTTCCTGACCGACGAGGCCGGCTGCGCTCTGGATGGCCGTGCCATTTTCATCGAGTCCGAGCCCCTTGATATGCGTGTGGGCGGAGATTCTCTGGGTCTTAGCAGTGCTCTTCACTTCCTCAATCTTCATCGTTAAGTTATCTTTCAGCAAAAATTAAGCGACGCGAACCGGCGACAACAAGCACGTTGCCAGAGCTATGTTTGATTGGATACGGTCACCTTTCCCTCTCCTCACCGTCGTTAGCCTTCTGATCCCTGTTAGTTTAGCTCAACAATTAACAATGATCGATATATTTGTTTACTACCTTGTTTATCTCTTTCTGCAACCTATTTAAAGTTATTTGTTTCTAGTTTTagatgtatttataattataattggaCGTATCGTATACTGAAGCGGAAGTAGCGTATGTGTAAACCTAGCGGAAAACGAACACGCGCAGCTTGCGCACTACCTTACGAAGCATAAGCATGTTTATTGATTTGCTCGTACGGCTCAATTATTTGTGACAAAATTGAGAGATAAGCTCAAAAATAAGGGCTACATTGTTAGTTAAAAAGGATACGATCGCGTCTGCAGAAAATAAAGGCGCATTCGCGAGTTGCCTGTCAAAAAGTCCGCGTCTAGGcgattaatacattttttgtaaactagATGTCTCATGGGATGATGGTTTCTCGTGAGTGCCACAGTAATACTGATTCTGTATATAAGAGCACTCTAGAAGAGCAACCGTCGGGTCTGATGCACCTGGGAAAAAGCTAACGATAAATCGTAACCTTAATTTGAAGTTGCCGCTAATTTCGAGTACCGTTCAACTATCTCAGCCCTAGGTGTGACGTCGACCCACTTTTGCTTCGACGTACGTTTTTTAATTctcatttattttcaaaataagcaattataaaataacatctgcaaatttaattttaattttgtttaatgaagattaattataattacactccacaaaacatttaacttttaattataacttattcataattatgttacattaattatataatatttaattataatttatattatttataataaaaattgtaaataaaattaagtaaaataattgtttatttaattatatatttgatagaATTTACATAATAACCATGATTATTGTGTAGCTGGACGTTTTAAAATGAGGAACCATTTGAACAAGTTGAGTTAGAAATAACAGTTTAgttcagaaataataaataaacgtttattgcaATGCAGATATTAGCGGCTTACAAAACTTATACATTATTAAGTACtgcaatttatttctttcaattccTTTGATtctgtgttttttaaaatggaatcACACTTTATACAGAGGCTTTGTTTCCCTGTCTTCAAATTCCGGTACTATCGTCTGATTATCTTTCATCtgaaaggaaaaatttttacattaaatataaaatattgatgaagaGATATCACGCAAAAGCTGAACTTACTTTGACATGAGCGTATAATATAATTCCTACTAATGTCAGAGTTATACCAATGACTTGATTTATTGCTAATGTTTCATGAAAAAGTAATGAGCCTCCCAGCAGCAGAAGGCAGAACTTGGAATGTCCAACCATATTATATCTGAGCATTTTGTTAAAGTACATAAAAGCGAGTTTGCCGACatcttgtaatataatattaatgcaagGATACGTTAAAGGTGAAGTCTTTCCTATGATCCAGTAGGAAGTTAAATTCACAAAGAAGGCAACCACACCTGACAATATCACCATAATCTGTAAACAACATGATCATTCGGTTCAAGATCTTCAGAAGATTCTTGAATCTAATTCAAACACGTACTATGTCCAACAGCGACCAATTGTGCGTGAACGTCTGTCCAACTGGCTCCAAAATTGGAACAACAATCAACAGCATAACAGCGGATAACGGTGCTTGATAATATAACAACTGCATTGGATCCATCTGGAACTCCTTCTGTTTTCTGTTTATCATctgtaaaaaaacataataaataaaataatcagacTGTACGCTCGTACCTGCATATTCCTAGAATTTGTACATAAACTCTAACTTCTATCTTCATCAAAAATAAGAGATAAAACGTACAACTTGATATAGAGATGTTACGAGTACTCCTAGCGCCGCATAAATGG contains the following coding sequences:
- the LOC105207867 gene encoding solute carrier family 35 member E3 encodes the protein MERSYCNVIGFPKMNKKVVTAFYLTLNIAFSIIIVLLNKWLYIHTLFPNVTLSMIHFLMTFVGLIICEKLDVFCVKDIDIKEMVLIAMTFCGFVVLTNLSLAHNTVGTYQVAKMLTTPCVIVMQIIFYRKRFSTLVKLTLIPITLGVVINFYYDIQFNVIGTIYAALGVLVTSLYQVMINRKQKEFQMDPMQLLYYQAPLSAVMLLIVVPILEPVGQTFTHNWSLLDIIMVILSGVVAFFVNLTSYWIIGKTSPLTYNMVGHSKFCLLLLGGSLLFHETLAINQVIGITLTLVGIILYAHVKMKDNQTIVPEFEDRETKPLYKV